A window from Solanum stenotomum isolate F172 chromosome 7, ASM1918654v1, whole genome shotgun sequence encodes these proteins:
- the LOC125871083 gene encoding uncharacterized protein LOC125871083, which yields MGKNQIIINDSTIQFQGICEKNFKIVNINPAFRSFRRSFPDESPKFATNSAKASVLKPVSLELNRQQIPSQGKYQNLSSDSNMVLVEYNHIGGDMNSATTNKFKTEPMKVMNKSSIKNNMISIVHHHQINELDDNERFSNYIDHVKNKMRNMSNFDDDHKVTHHNYIIDRSKININ from the exons atgggAAAGAACCAAATCATTATCAACGATAGTACTATTCAATTCCAAGgaatttgtgaaaaaaatttcaaaatagtgAATATAAATCCAGCTTTTCGATCATTTCGCCGTAGTTTTCCGGATGAAAGTCCAAAATTTGCTACTAATTCAGCTAAAGCTTCCGTATTAAAACCAGTTTCTCTTGAATTAAATCGCCAGCAAATTCCATCGCAAGGGAAATATCAGAACTTGTCTTCTGACTCCAACATG GTCCTCGTAGAATATAATCACATTGGAGGAGACATGAATAGTGCAACAACTAACAAGTTTAAGACTGAACCAATGAAAGTTATGAACAAGTCCTCTATAAAGAACAATATGATCTCTATAGTTCATCATCATCAAATAAATGAATTAGATGATAATGAAAGGTTTTCTAATTATATTGATCATGTCAAAAACAAGATGAGAAATATGTCTAATTTTGATGATGATCATAAAGTCACTCATCATAACTATATTATTGACCGCTCCAAGATCAACATTAATTAG